The following proteins are co-located in the Legionella busanensis genome:
- a CDS encoding RtcB family protein: MFDENAKEQIMNLASLPIIYKHIAIMPDVHLGIGATVGSVIPTKKAVIPAAVGVDIGCGMIAMRTNLFAKDLPDDLYKLRLAIEKTIPVGFDKWTEQTLPQPAINIWKDKLNKGYLFLREKHPSIGPAKQAKHHSNPVSQLGTLGGGNHFIELCLDEQQQLWLMLHSGSRGIGNIIGTYFIELAKHDMQGALGQLPDRNLAYFTKGTKHFDDYFHAVNWAQNYAKCNRDIMLQILVQTVSNFLGIPIHTDLYVVNCHHNYVAEENHFGKQVYITRKGAVSAKKDELGIIPGSMGAKSFIVRGLGNQESFNSCSHGAGRVMSRHQAKKSISLAEHKVATKSVECRKDKNILDESPAAYKNIDAVMKSQEDLVEILFTLKQILCVKG; encoded by the coding sequence ATGTTTGATGAGAATGCTAAAGAGCAAATTATGAACTTAGCCTCTTTACCTATTATCTATAAACATATTGCTATAATGCCCGATGTACACTTAGGCATTGGTGCTACGGTAGGCTCTGTTATACCGACTAAAAAAGCAGTTATCCCAGCTGCTGTTGGGGTAGATATTGGCTGCGGTATGATAGCGATGCGAACCAATTTATTTGCTAAGGATTTACCTGATGATTTATATAAACTACGTCTAGCAATTGAAAAAACTATTCCAGTTGGATTTGATAAGTGGACAGAACAAACGCTACCACAACCGGCTATTAACATCTGGAAAGATAAACTTAATAAAGGTTATCTCTTTCTAAGAGAGAAACACCCTTCCATAGGGCCAGCTAAACAAGCCAAGCATCATTCTAATCCAGTAAGTCAACTTGGTACACTGGGTGGGGGTAATCATTTCATAGAATTGTGTTTAGATGAACAACAACAACTTTGGCTAATGTTACATAGTGGCTCTAGAGGAATAGGTAATATCATTGGAACTTATTTTATTGAATTAGCTAAACATGATATGCAAGGCGCACTAGGTCAATTACCCGATAGAAATTTAGCTTATTTTACTAAGGGGACAAAGCACTTTGATGATTATTTTCATGCTGTTAACTGGGCTCAAAATTATGCTAAATGTAACAGAGATATTATGTTGCAAATTCTTGTTCAAACAGTAAGTAATTTTTTAGGTATACCTATTCATACTGACTTATACGTGGTCAATTGTCATCATAATTATGTTGCAGAAGAAAACCATTTTGGTAAACAAGTTTACATTACTCGGAAAGGTGCTGTCTCTGCTAAAAAAGACGAGTTAGGCATTATTCCTGGTAGTATGGGTGCAAAGTCTTTTATTGTTAGAGGATTAGGTAATCAAGAAAGCTTTAATAGTTGTAGTCATGGTGCTGGGCGCGTGATGTCACGGCATCAAGCGAAAAAATCAATTAGCCTAGCTGAACATAAGGTAGCTACTAAATCAGTTGAGTGTCGTAAGGATAAAAATATACTTGATGAAAGCCCCGCTGCCTATAAAAATATTGATGCTGTAATGAAATCTCAAGAAGATTTAGTAGAAATACTGTTTACTTTAAAACAAATTTTATGTGTTAAGGGCTAA
- a CDS encoding TIGR00645 family protein, with translation MNVIKNNLSHLIFLSRWLQAPLYFGLILILGAYAYRFIVELFHLLIHIQSFDDTHIMLGVLDLIDVVMIANLLIMVIMGGYDTFISELSLQSHPDLPEWLDHLDAGAMKVKLAVALIGISSIHLLRTFIDPSKQSNYAVMWQVVIHLTLVISALAITYTNRLVNSKRH, from the coding sequence ATGAATGTTATAAAAAATAATCTCAGCCATCTTATTTTTCTTAGTCGATGGCTGCAAGCACCTTTATATTTTGGCCTTATTTTAATTTTAGGCGCTTATGCTTATCGATTTATTGTTGAGTTATTTCACTTACTTATTCATATTCAATCTTTTGATGATACACACATTATGCTTGGTGTATTAGATTTAATTGATGTTGTAATGATAGCTAACTTACTCATTATGGTTATTATGGGTGGGTATGATACCTTTATTTCTGAGCTTAGCTTACAGTCACATCCAGATTTACCTGAATGGCTTGATCACTTAGATGCAGGTGCAATGAAAGTTAAGCTTGCCGTTGCCTTAATTGGTATCTCTTCTATTCATTTGCTAAGAACTTTTATAGATCCATCTAAACAAAGTAATTATGCTGTTATGTGGCAGGTTGTTATTCATTTAACTTTAGTGATTTCAGCATTAGCAATTACTTATACTAACCGTTTAGTCAATAGTAAAAGGCATTAA
- a CDS encoding lytic polysaccharide monooxygenase, which yields MKKLLIPPSLLLLGTSAIVQAHGSMELPISRSYQCYKEGPENPKSEACKAAVAVGGKQAIYNWHEINQGAANDRHQAIIPDGTLCAGGRDLFQGLNLAREDWPTTLMNVEPNRPFQFIYHATAPHRTKYFKFYLTKDNYVPSQPLRWGDLDEAFCTITSVTLENGRYKMNCPIPANKTGKHILYVIWQRADSPEAFYSCSDVFIKQATSTASWHELDTLYNTADVVPGTTAYLRLFKNGSEVESHSIVTDQSNSSATQWPYTLAQKVNSQSNLLQIGQLDPASGNIILTPGSAYKVYIKDNNVSNYRMAVDLKNPGEIVDYIYPDGIANYKAGTIVMGRNDHKRYQCKPWPYSSWCTQSPAYYEPGVGLAWTQAWNLLN from the coding sequence ATGAAAAAGCTACTTATACCACCAAGTTTACTGTTGCTAGGGACATCTGCCATCGTGCAAGCACATGGTTCTATGGAGCTTCCAATTTCTCGTTCTTATCAGTGTTATAAAGAAGGTCCGGAGAATCCTAAATCAGAAGCTTGTAAAGCTGCTGTAGCTGTCGGAGGCAAACAAGCTATCTATAATTGGCATGAAATCAATCAAGGAGCAGCTAACGATAGACACCAAGCTATTATTCCTGACGGTACACTTTGTGCAGGAGGGCGAGATTTATTTCAAGGCTTAAACTTAGCTAGAGAAGATTGGCCAACAACTTTAATGAATGTTGAACCAAATAGGCCATTTCAGTTTATTTATCATGCGACAGCACCTCATCGTACTAAGTATTTTAAATTCTATTTGACCAAGGATAATTATGTGCCTTCACAACCTTTAAGGTGGGGCGATTTAGACGAGGCTTTTTGTACAATTACCAGTGTTACTTTAGAAAATGGACGTTATAAAATGAACTGTCCAATACCGGCTAATAAAACAGGTAAACATATCTTATATGTAATATGGCAACGTGCAGATAGTCCAGAAGCATTTTATTCTTGTAGTGATGTATTTATTAAACAAGCGACATCAACTGCAAGCTGGCACGAATTAGATACCTTATACAATACTGCTGATGTTGTACCGGGTACGACAGCTTATCTAAGATTATTTAAGAACGGGTCAGAAGTAGAGAGTCATAGTATTGTTACTGATCAAAGTAATTCAAGTGCAACACAATGGCCTTATACTCTTGCCCAAAAGGTTAACAGTCAATCAAACCTTTTACAAATTGGGCAACTGGATCCAGCTTCAGGTAATATAATTTTGACACCAGGTAGCGCTTATAAAGTTTATATTAAAGATAACAATGTAAGTAATTATCGCATGGCAGTTGATCTAAAAAATCCTGGTGAGATAGTAGACTATATTTACCCTGATGGCATAGCCAATTACAAAGCCGGTACAATTGTGATGGGGCGTAATGATCATAAGAGATATCAGTGTAAACCTTGGCCATACTCTAGCTGGTGCACCCAATCTCCCGCTTATTATGAACCTGGGGTTGGTTTAGCTTGGACGCAAGCTTGGAATCTTTTAAATTAA
- a CDS encoding PqiC family protein, translated as MIFRIISLVLCILILFSCGRSKEAEFYLLNPINPEQSKVLHQDMQIGIDEIQVPEYTEKPQLMINYTPYKVQLKEYHRWVESLNKNIERVIEANLTTLLPGAVIARYPWDTKFKPNYHIQIDIFQFEIDYKGDSILRADYVIFSKESLVKKYNVFYRLKLVNEPVTIEALVKSMNTNLNHLTRDIANSFRTLNK; from the coding sequence GTGATCTTTAGAATAATTAGCCTTGTTTTATGCATATTAATATTGTTTTCTTGCGGTCGTTCAAAAGAAGCAGAATTTTATCTGTTAAATCCGATTAATCCTGAGCAAAGTAAAGTACTACATCAAGACATGCAAATTGGCATAGATGAAATTCAAGTGCCCGAATATACTGAAAAACCACAATTAATGATTAATTACACCCCTTACAAGGTGCAATTAAAGGAGTACCATCGCTGGGTTGAATCTTTAAATAAAAATATAGAACGTGTTATTGAGGCTAATTTAACTACATTATTGCCAGGTGCAGTTATTGCAAGATACCCGTGGGATACTAAGTTTAAACCTAATTACCATATCCAAATTGATATTTTTCAGTTTGAAATTGATTATAAGGGCGATAGTATTTTAAGAGCTGATTATGTTATTTTTTCTAAGGAATCTTTGGTTAAAAAGTATAATGTATTTTATCGCCTTAAATTAGTTAATGAACCTGTAACTATCGAAGCTTTGGTTAAAAGTATGAATACTAACTTAAATCACTTAACAAGGGATATTGCAAATTCATTTAGAACACTTAATAAATAA
- the egtD gene encoding L-histidine N(alpha)-methyltransferase, with the protein MTANLNITTLEQPNLVEKNKTILTDILNGLTSEKKFISSKYFYDEKGSELFNKITRHPDYYLTNCELEILRNHKAEIADLLNQQSFNLIELGPGEGIKGRILIEYFLQNSLDFTYYAIDISNKYLNQIINQYNQDFPDLTLVALNSDYLKGLQWLKKQSYRKNLLLFLGSSIGNFNYDHTQNFLQEIWSYLEDGDYFLIGFDLRKDIDILLRAYNDKDGITRAFNFNLLHRLNQELGANFDATLFYHYAPYNVYSGAMESYLISSQKQTVFIKALDKSIHFSEFEPIHLEFSYKYLLSQIKEFAKKSSFTIVKNFFDSKNYFVDSLWQVHK; encoded by the coding sequence ATGACTGCTAATTTAAATATAACCACATTGGAGCAACCTAATTTAGTTGAAAAGAATAAAACCATTCTAACGGATATATTAAATGGTTTAACAAGTGAAAAAAAATTTATTTCATCTAAGTATTTTTATGATGAAAAAGGAAGTGAGTTATTTAATAAAATAACTCGTCATCCGGATTATTACTTAACGAATTGCGAATTAGAAATTCTACGAAATCATAAAGCTGAAATTGCTGACTTACTCAATCAACAAAGTTTTAATCTTATAGAACTTGGCCCTGGAGAAGGTATTAAAGGCCGTATACTTATTGAATATTTTTTGCAAAATTCTTTAGACTTTACCTATTATGCAATTGATATTTCTAATAAGTACTTAAATCAAATTATTAATCAATATAACCAAGATTTTCCTGATTTAACGTTAGTTGCCTTAAATTCTGATTATCTTAAAGGATTACAATGGTTAAAAAAACAATCCTATAGAAAAAATTTATTGTTATTTTTAGGCTCAAGTATTGGTAATTTTAATTACGACCATACACAAAATTTTCTGCAAGAAATTTGGTCTTATTTAGAAGATGGTGATTATTTCTTAATTGGATTTGACTTGCGAAAGGATATTGATATTTTATTACGCGCCTATAACGACAAGGATGGTATTACACGCGCATTTAATTTTAACTTATTACATCGTTTAAATCAGGAGTTGGGTGCTAATTTTGATGCAACATTATTTTATCACTATGCACCTTACAATGTATATTCAGGAGCAATGGAAAGCTATCTTATTAGTTCCCAAAAGCAAACTGTTTTTATCAAAGCACTTGATAAATCCATTCATTTTTCTGAATTCGAGCCTATTCATTTAGAATTCTCATATAAATATTTATTATCACAAATTAAGGAGTTCGCTAAAAAAAGTAGCTTTACAATTGTTAAAAACTTTTTTGATTCGAAAAATTATTTTGTTGATTCACTTTGGCAAGTTCATAAATAA
- a CDS encoding ABC transporter permease, which translates to MTFFYAIGRNTTRILLSFNLFFAFIGHVGHSAIRAVFGPPTITWLNVLKILYNSGTAIVIPLTLISILSAGTLCLNLYFTLQNFNLHEKALPIAQTMLTRDLLPLLIGLVLCVQSSLNLIITRIRITKLRHTPHEVILTYILPIFIGTNMCAVLLYAYTLTASLIGLAYIFNYYFNLTLYEYMLHISHAVKLTNLMIGTIKTVLFATIVSLTAGYYYYLAAIIHIPLRTAVSRILTRGALWIIVIGALLKVLRI; encoded by the coding sequence ATGACTTTTTTCTACGCGATAGGAAGGAATACTACTCGAATTCTTCTCTCATTTAATCTCTTTTTCGCGTTTATAGGTCATGTAGGTCATAGTGCAATTAGAGCAGTTTTTGGCCCTCCAACTATTACATGGCTTAATGTACTAAAGATTCTTTATAACTCTGGAACAGCAATTGTTATTCCACTTACTCTTATTAGTATTTTATCAGCGGGCACTTTGTGTCTTAACCTCTATTTTACTTTACAAAATTTTAATTTGCATGAGAAAGCTCTTCCAATTGCCCAAACTATGTTAACGAGGGATCTATTGCCTCTTTTGATAGGATTAGTATTGTGTGTGCAATCTTCACTTAATTTGATTATTACCCGTATTAGAATTACAAAGTTACGTCATACACCACACGAAGTTATCCTTACCTACATATTACCTATATTTATAGGCACTAATATGTGTGCTGTACTTTTATACGCCTATACGCTTACGGCTTCTTTAATTGGTTTGGCTTATATATTTAATTACTACTTTAATCTGACATTATATGAGTATATGCTTCATATTAGTCATGCAGTAAAACTTACCAATTTAATGATTGGAACCATCAAAACAGTTTTATTTGCTACCATTGTAAGTTTAACAGCTGGTTATTATTATTATTTAGCTGCGATTATACATATTCCTCTACGCACTGCTGTATCTCGGATTTTAACACGTGGTGCTCTATGGATTATCGTAATAGGCGCCTTATTAAAAGTTCTACGGATTTAA
- a CDS encoding nuclear transport factor 2 family protein has product MHTQKYTSNNLSTAEKLFKNFCDSYKHRDLPHILSLFTENATLWGTGIDEYRYGLKEIEEQLLRAWSQSEDSEITIINFNPAPAHSFWASANCIAKLWIDGQTYILEHLRITICIDEEDQAWKIAHLHASFPDFRNPRDSAFPITGS; this is encoded by the coding sequence ATGCACACGCAAAAATATACTTCAAATAATCTTTCTACTGCCGAAAAGCTATTTAAAAATTTCTGTGATAGTTATAAACATCGCGATTTACCTCATATACTGAGTCTATTTACAGAGAATGCTACTTTGTGGGGCACAGGTATTGATGAATATCGCTATGGATTGAAAGAAATTGAAGAGCAATTGTTACGTGCTTGGAGTCAATCTGAAGATAGTGAAATTACCATTATTAATTTTAATCCTGCGCCTGCTCATTCTTTCTGGGCTAGCGCTAACTGTATTGCGAAATTATGGATTGACGGGCAAACTTACATTTTAGAGCACTTAAGAATTACCATTTGCATTGATGAGGAAGACCAGGCTTGGAAAATTGCGCATCTTCATGCTTCCTTTCCTGATTTTAGGAATCCTCGCGATAGTGCATTCCCTATTACAGGAAGCTAA
- a CDS encoding MlaD family protein — translation MRHEPFYTLVGIFVVGGLVLMFLGGLFFYQQHTQAKVQTFVMFFKGSLKGLSATTPVTYRGVKVGEVALIEITENKVKNKVEIPVYVEFFVEKDLDFAQNPVELLIRNGFVANISSPNFLTGVAEIELVKSNIKLSNYQPSYFRGYPIFPTINTKEQPTTITETLKSAQIMIEEITKFIRSPAFKDTVTSTQQMANSFTRLSRNLDNRLPSAINSFNQLTRNLDNRLPSAINNFNRLTLNLDDYLPPAITYFNRSVKEIAEAANSFENLSDYLSRHPETLLRGKP, via the coding sequence ATGCGTCATGAACCTTTTTACACTTTAGTCGGCATATTTGTAGTCGGTGGCCTTGTCTTAATGTTTCTTGGGGGTTTATTTTTTTATCAGCAACATACACAAGCAAAAGTGCAAACGTTTGTTATGTTTTTTAAAGGATCATTAAAAGGACTAAGTGCAACGACCCCCGTAACCTATCGAGGTGTAAAAGTTGGAGAAGTGGCGCTTATTGAAATTACAGAAAATAAAGTTAAAAATAAAGTGGAAATTCCTGTTTATGTTGAATTTTTTGTAGAGAAAGACTTAGATTTCGCCCAAAACCCTGTTGAATTATTAATTAGAAATGGCTTTGTTGCTAATATTTCTAGTCCTAATTTTTTAACTGGAGTAGCTGAAATTGAACTAGTTAAAAGCAATATCAAACTGAGTAATTATCAACCTAGCTATTTTCGTGGTTATCCTATTTTTCCTACGATAAATACTAAGGAGCAACCTACTACAATTACTGAAACCTTAAAGTCAGCTCAAATAATGATTGAAGAGATTACAAAATTTATCCGTTCCCCTGCCTTTAAAGATACTGTAACTTCTACACAACAAATGGCTAATAGTTTTACTCGATTATCACGTAATCTTGATAATCGACTACCATCGGCTATTAATAGCTTTAATCAATTAACGCGCAACCTTGATAACCGGCTCCCGTCTGCTATAAATAACTTTAATCGCTTAACACTCAATCTTGATGATTATTTACCACCGGCCATTACTTACTTTAATCGCTCTGTAAAAGAGATAGCAGAAGCTGCTAATTCCTTCGAAAACTTGAGTGACTATCTATCACGACACCCCGAAACACTATTACGAGGTAAACCGTGA